DNA from Sporocytophaga myxococcoides DSM 11118:
TTCTTCAGATTGTAATTGTCCCCAGTCTGTTGTCTGTAAAGCACTCAGATTAGTGATTCTTGAAAGTAAAACGGTTCCGTTTTTAGTTTTAGAAACCCAACCATCACCAACTTTTGATATAGATTCATCTATATAAACAACATCTGCCTGTAACACATTCTCACCATCTTCATAAACCATTAATCTTCCATGATCTTCATACCAATACTCAAAAGTAAATATATCAGGCTGCGATTCACGGGTCACTTTAACCTTATAGATATTAGATTTTCCCACTTTATTATCGATGGATCTGGTAACATTATCCTTTCCGGAAGCAGTAGACTCTTCAAATGTCCACTCATTCCCTATTTTAGTAAATGGAAAATTTCCAAAAGTAATCGGATATGCTACTCCTGTAGGTGAAACAGATGATATCGTATAATCTGTTAATTGTATTGGAGCTGAGGTGCCAACAGAGCCTTGACCGATATAGCCAGTAGTAGGTGAATAATAATCAAAGCTTGTATAGTTACCTGTAACTTTCCGAACTTTTATGGCATCAGTAATCAATCCTTTACCGGTATTCACTTTTGCATTAACTGAGTCAATAGTTAAAACAGAGGCTCTTCCATATTCATCAGTCACATTCCAGGTTGTTCCCACTGGTTGATTAAATTTACAAACCAATACATAGGAAGAAGGATCCCTCAATCTGATTGACCTGGAGAAATTTCCATCCTTTAAACTATAGTATACTGATGGAAATATTGTATCTATTGTCTGAGAATAGTTCCTTATCAGAAAGGTGTCTTTGCCAGCCTCTTGTTCCACAGCGGAGGTGACAGTTGCCCCTGAATAGTTGTACGTATAAGCAGTTCCTACTTTAAGAAAGGTAATCCCATTATTCCCATCAACCGCTGTATCTTTATCTTTCTTACAAGACATTGATATGAAAATGATTATTAAATAAACAACCGACGTAAAACTTTTAAACTTGTACATATTGAACTATTTGAGATTAATAAAAATACTGATCAAAAATATGATATTCAAAAATATTAAAAAGTAGTTTCCTCAAATGTACAATTCCCTAGCAAAAAAATTATATGTTTTTCCCAATCATTTGGGCTGGTTTAAATATTAAGTAACCCTTTTATACGACGTCATAGAAAGCTACTCGTTATTAATAAATTACCTTCTTAGATTTTTTTTAAAAAATTATTAAAGTTTTTTTACCAAATAGACCTTTTTATGTAGTGGAGTTGTTTTTAATATAGGCAGACGCCTTGAAAAAAAATTACCAATCATTAAAATTCTAATATTATGGATAACCTGAAAATTAAAGGTAGTTGGAATGAAATGAAAGGCAAATTGAAGCAAGAATTTGCCGAATTAACTGATAATGATCTTCTTTATGAAGAAGGAAAAGAAGATGAATTAATCGGCCGGCTACAAAAGAAAACAGGTAAAACAAAAGATGAAGTTCGTTCGCTTGTTTTTGAATCTGAGTACCATGAATAAGAAGTAATTATTCATGTTTAATAGTTAATATATAAAATCAATATAAAGAAAGCCCCTCAGGTGGGGCTTTTTATTTTTCTTTTCTATTTTTCAATTAATATCACGTCAGAAAAAATGTCTCATTTTAATATTGTAATTTCAAGCTTTCATTCGAATAATAAATGAATTTGATCATACTTTTACTTGTATTTCTTGCCGGAGCTGCGACATCTATTCAGGCTGGAGTTAATGGTACTCTTGGGAAAAAGGTAGGCGCTTTGGAGGCAGCATTTATATCATTCTTGGTAGGCACCATTTTTCTTTCCATTTTAATGACTTTTATGAGAAAAGGAAACATTATGTCGGCACTTGAAACACCAAGATGGCAGCTGACAGGTGGCTTGCTCGGAGCTGTTTACATTCTTATTATGGTTACTGCAGTTCCCAGAATAGGCATTGCTGCTGCACTTGTAACACTTATCGCAGGGCAGCTGATAACTGGCACGTTGATAGATCATTTTGGATTTATAGGTGATAAGCAGATTCCCATTGACTGGAAAAGGCTAAGTGCTATCATTCTGTTAGGATGCTCTATTTATCTTTTTAATAAAAAGTAATTATCTACCTTTTCTTTATAAGGATAATTATAATCGAAAATATTATTCAATAGTACTCCAAGCTTTTACAAAACTAAGAATTACATTGCTTCTTCCAGTTCTTCTTTTGATACTTTAAAGATACAAATTCG
Protein-coding regions in this window:
- a CDS encoding CsbD family protein, coding for MDNLKIKGSWNEMKGKLKQEFAELTDNDLLYEEGKEDELIGRLQKKTGKTKDEVRSLVFESEYHE
- a CDS encoding DMT family transporter gives rise to the protein MNLIILLLVFLAGAATSIQAGVNGTLGKKVGALEAAFISFLVGTIFLSILMTFMRKGNIMSALETPRWQLTGGLLGAVYILIMVTAVPRIGIAAALVTLIAGQLITGTLIDHFGFIGDKQIPIDWKRLSAIILLGCSIYLFNKK